A stretch of Henckelia pumila isolate YLH828 chromosome 4, ASM3356847v2, whole genome shotgun sequence DNA encodes these proteins:
- the LOC140863946 gene encoding uncharacterized protein isoform X3, translated as MENWRRLSHLFVTMFLSNFADLIGSPAIPDVSIAALCPGKDECSLAIYLTGFQQAVSGLGSVIVTPLLGNFSDAYGRKALLAIPLFLAIIPNVVLAWKREKSFLYAYYVIKTITAMFTQSGVCLAIAYAADNVSAGNRVSAFGLLSGVMFSAYVGGTLAARLLSTIQIFQVAAAAAIAAAIYMTIFLKDTKLPSDALEQPILKEIESNEDSVEALEKMDFSKKIPSPKDIYFLLKSSFAFSLAAFVAFFNSLAEGGLQTCLLYFLKARFHFGKDQFADLLLIAYIGAALSNMIFMPLFGPAIGEETLLSIALFAGFLNMFFDSIAWATWVPYAAAAMGLFLFLSSPNIRSIVSKQVGPNQQGLAQGCILGITSLANLISPLIYSPLSALFLSEKAPFDFQGFSILCVGLAWLVGFFLSILIKET; from the exons ATGGAGAACTGGCGGAGGCTGAGCCACCTCTTTGTGACCATGTTTCTGTCGAATTTCGCCGATTTGATTGGAAGTCCGGCGATCCCCGACGTCTCCATTGCCGCGCTTTGCCCCGGAAAAGATGAATGCTCTTTAGCCATTTACCTCACCGGCTTCCAGCAGGCG GTTTCAGGATTAGGATCTGTGATCGTGACTCCATTGCTTGGGAATTTCTCTGATGCTTATGGTAGGAAAGCTTTGCTCGCAATCCCTCTTTTCCTTGCTATTATTCCCAACG TTGTGTTGGCTTGGAAGAGGGAAAAAAGCTTCCTCTACGCGTACTATGTCATTAAGACTATAACTGCCATGTTTACCCAAAGTGGCGTGTGCCTTGCTATTGCTTATGCG GCAGACAATGTATCAGCAGGGAATCGTGTCTCTGCATTTGGACTTCTCTCTGGTGTGATGTTCTCAGCATATGTTGGTGGTACTTTAGCTGCTCGCCTGCTCTCCACAATTCAGATATTTCAG GTTGCAGCAGCTGCAGCTATTGCTGCAGCAATTTACATGACAATTTTTCTGAAGGATACAAAACTCCCttctgatgctttggagcagcCAATTTTGAAGGAAATAGAAAGCAATGAAGACAGTGTCGAAGCATTGGAGAAGATGGACTTCAGTAAGAAAATTCCATCACCGaaggatatatattttttgctaAAGAGCAG CTTTGCTTTTTCATTAGCAGCATTTGTTGCTTTCTTCAATAGCCTTGCTGAGGGTGGACTTCAAACTTGCTTACTG TATTTCTTAAAGGCACGGTTCCACTTCGGGAAAGATCAATTTGCAGACCTTTTACTTATTGCATACATTGGAGCGGCCCTATCAAAT ATGATCTTCATGCCTCTATTTGGTCCTGCTATTGGAGAGGAGACGTTGCTATCTATAGCACTTTTTGCCGGATTCTTAAAT ATGTTCTTTGACAGCATCGCATGGGCAACTTGG GTACCCTATGCTGCTGCCGCGATGGGTCTATTCCTCTTTTTGTCGAGCCCAAAT ATAAGAAGCATAGTTTCAAAACAAGTTGGACCCAACCAACAG GGACTTGCACAAGGATGCATTTTGGGCATCACCTCGTTGGCAAATCTCATCTCCCCCTTGATTTACAGCCCTTTGTCAG CTTTATTTTTGTCTGAGAAGGCTCCGTTCGACTTCCAAGGTTTCAGTATCCTTTGTGTTGGACTTGCTTGG CTGGTAGGTTTCTTTCTGAGTATACTAATCAAG gaaacTTGA
- the LOC140863946 gene encoding uncharacterized protein isoform X2 — MENWRRLSHLFVTMFLSNFADLIGSPAIPDVSIAALCPGKDECSLAIYLTGFQQAVSGLGSVIVTPLLGNFSDAYGRKALLAIPLFLAIIPNVVLAWKREKSFLYAYYVIKTITAMFTQSGVCLAIAYAADNVSAGNRVSAFGLLSGVMFSAYVGGTLAARLLSTIQIFQVAAAAAIAAAIYMTIFLKDTKLPSDALEQPILKEIESNEDSVEALEKMDFSKKIPSPKDIYFLLKSSFAFSLAAFVAFFNSLAEGGLQTCLLYFLKARFHFGKDQFADLLLIAYIGAALSNMIFMPLFGPAIGEETLLSIALFAGFLNMFFDSIAWATWVPYAAAAMGLFLFLSSPNIRSIVSKQVGPNQQGLAQGCILGITSLANLISPLIYSPLSALFLSEKAPFDFQGFSILCVGLAWLVGFFLSILIKTKD, encoded by the exons ATGGAGAACTGGCGGAGGCTGAGCCACCTCTTTGTGACCATGTTTCTGTCGAATTTCGCCGATTTGATTGGAAGTCCGGCGATCCCCGACGTCTCCATTGCCGCGCTTTGCCCCGGAAAAGATGAATGCTCTTTAGCCATTTACCTCACCGGCTTCCAGCAGGCG GTTTCAGGATTAGGATCTGTGATCGTGACTCCATTGCTTGGGAATTTCTCTGATGCTTATGGTAGGAAAGCTTTGCTCGCAATCCCTCTTTTCCTTGCTATTATTCCCAACG TTGTGTTGGCTTGGAAGAGGGAAAAAAGCTTCCTCTACGCGTACTATGTCATTAAGACTATAACTGCCATGTTTACCCAAAGTGGCGTGTGCCTTGCTATTGCTTATGCG GCAGACAATGTATCAGCAGGGAATCGTGTCTCTGCATTTGGACTTCTCTCTGGTGTGATGTTCTCAGCATATGTTGGTGGTACTTTAGCTGCTCGCCTGCTCTCCACAATTCAGATATTTCAG GTTGCAGCAGCTGCAGCTATTGCTGCAGCAATTTACATGACAATTTTTCTGAAGGATACAAAACTCCCttctgatgctttggagcagcCAATTTTGAAGGAAATAGAAAGCAATGAAGACAGTGTCGAAGCATTGGAGAAGATGGACTTCAGTAAGAAAATTCCATCACCGaaggatatatattttttgctaAAGAGCAG CTTTGCTTTTTCATTAGCAGCATTTGTTGCTTTCTTCAATAGCCTTGCTGAGGGTGGACTTCAAACTTGCTTACTG TATTTCTTAAAGGCACGGTTCCACTTCGGGAAAGATCAATTTGCAGACCTTTTACTTATTGCATACATTGGAGCGGCCCTATCAAAT ATGATCTTCATGCCTCTATTTGGTCCTGCTATTGGAGAGGAGACGTTGCTATCTATAGCACTTTTTGCCGGATTCTTAAAT ATGTTCTTTGACAGCATCGCATGGGCAACTTGG GTACCCTATGCTGCTGCCGCGATGGGTCTATTCCTCTTTTTGTCGAGCCCAAAT ATAAGAAGCATAGTTTCAAAACAAGTTGGACCCAACCAACAG GGACTTGCACAAGGATGCATTTTGGGCATCACCTCGTTGGCAAATCTCATCTCCCCCTTGATTTACAGCCCTTTGTCAG CTTTATTTTTGTCTGAGAAGGCTCCGTTCGACTTCCAAGGTTTCAGTATCCTTTGTGTTGGACTTGCTTGG CTGGTAGGTTTCTTTCTGAGTATACTAATCAAG ACAAAGGACTAA
- the LOC140863946 gene encoding uncharacterized protein isoform X1, translating into MENWRRLSHLFVTMFLSNFADLIGSPAIPDVSIAALCPGKDECSLAIYLTGFQQAVSGLGSVIVTPLLGNFSDAYGRKALLAIPLFLAIIPNVVLAWKREKSFLYAYYVIKTITAMFTQSGVCLAIAYAADNVSAGNRVSAFGLLSGVMFSAYVGGTLAARLLSTIQIFQVAAAAAIAAAIYMTIFLKDTKLPSDALEQPILKEIESNEDSVEALEKMDFSKKIPSPKDIYFLLKSSFAFSLAAFVAFFNSLAEGGLQTCLLYFLKARFHFGKDQFADLLLIAYIGAALSNMIFMPLFGPAIGEETLLSIALFAGFLNMFFDSIAWATWVPYAAAAMGLFLFLSSPNIRSIVSKQVGPNQQGLAQGCILGITSLANLISPLIYSPLSALFLSEKAPFDFQGFSILCVGLAWLVGFFLSILIKVYPLLSRNRDSSRVLA; encoded by the exons ATGGAGAACTGGCGGAGGCTGAGCCACCTCTTTGTGACCATGTTTCTGTCGAATTTCGCCGATTTGATTGGAAGTCCGGCGATCCCCGACGTCTCCATTGCCGCGCTTTGCCCCGGAAAAGATGAATGCTCTTTAGCCATTTACCTCACCGGCTTCCAGCAGGCG GTTTCAGGATTAGGATCTGTGATCGTGACTCCATTGCTTGGGAATTTCTCTGATGCTTATGGTAGGAAAGCTTTGCTCGCAATCCCTCTTTTCCTTGCTATTATTCCCAACG TTGTGTTGGCTTGGAAGAGGGAAAAAAGCTTCCTCTACGCGTACTATGTCATTAAGACTATAACTGCCATGTTTACCCAAAGTGGCGTGTGCCTTGCTATTGCTTATGCG GCAGACAATGTATCAGCAGGGAATCGTGTCTCTGCATTTGGACTTCTCTCTGGTGTGATGTTCTCAGCATATGTTGGTGGTACTTTAGCTGCTCGCCTGCTCTCCACAATTCAGATATTTCAG GTTGCAGCAGCTGCAGCTATTGCTGCAGCAATTTACATGACAATTTTTCTGAAGGATACAAAACTCCCttctgatgctttggagcagcCAATTTTGAAGGAAATAGAAAGCAATGAAGACAGTGTCGAAGCATTGGAGAAGATGGACTTCAGTAAGAAAATTCCATCACCGaaggatatatattttttgctaAAGAGCAG CTTTGCTTTTTCATTAGCAGCATTTGTTGCTTTCTTCAATAGCCTTGCTGAGGGTGGACTTCAAACTTGCTTACTG TATTTCTTAAAGGCACGGTTCCACTTCGGGAAAGATCAATTTGCAGACCTTTTACTTATTGCATACATTGGAGCGGCCCTATCAAAT ATGATCTTCATGCCTCTATTTGGTCCTGCTATTGGAGAGGAGACGTTGCTATCTATAGCACTTTTTGCCGGATTCTTAAAT ATGTTCTTTGACAGCATCGCATGGGCAACTTGG GTACCCTATGCTGCTGCCGCGATGGGTCTATTCCTCTTTTTGTCGAGCCCAAAT ATAAGAAGCATAGTTTCAAAACAAGTTGGACCCAACCAACAG GGACTTGCACAAGGATGCATTTTGGGCATCACCTCGTTGGCAAATCTCATCTCCCCCTTGATTTACAGCCCTTTGTCAG CTTTATTTTTGTCTGAGAAGGCTCCGTTCGACTTCCAAGGTTTCAGTATCCTTTGTGTTGGACTTGCTTGG CTGGTAGGTTTCTTTCTGAGTATACTAATCAAGGTATATCCCTTATTATCAAGAAACAGAGATAGCAGCAGAGTGTTAGCCTAA